Proteins encoded in a region of the Pseudothermotoga elfii DSM 9442 = NBRC 107921 genome:
- a CDS encoding glycoside hydrolase family 3 N-terminal domain-containing protein translates to MGRYEKVFFCGVSNSDDLKVVLNYDIGGVLLYPSVFEDPSEFAEIMCNLEGKKLLVSTDHEGGQLEILPFIPQSPGNLLFGQTNPDFVFKYCNLSGKFMKELGINMIFAPVLDLKFPETNPVIGYRSYGSDPKKVSEFGLSAINGYKAAGLLSCAKHFPGHGRTRQDSHQEIAVVDIDREELDKDLYPFRIAVQNGVDSIMMAHVIYSKIDEKPASISRRFIDSMLRNELQYDGLIISDAVEMKSLSRHYSPEDILVDFFSSRGDMLIISRPRTLRIYVEMLHKLIKNGKLEKTFLAESMQRIEKISPAIEDSYGFIRHAIEEAVEFHIEQLRSEQAVLVLPDLTFYSEADVSESYLEFFKKQAKRFLKAKIIPFSGINSVSGNVLIIDLLIDASDKEIVAHRKLSENFETVHIITRNPFLKTYFCDRNYIVTYSLSPIVMGYVFKKISRFLKGGV, encoded by the coding sequence ATGGGAAGATATGAGAAAGTTTTCTTTTGCGGTGTATCAAATTCAGATGATTTAAAAGTTGTTTTGAATTACGATATTGGTGGAGTTCTCCTTTATCCTTCGGTTTTCGAAGATCCATCTGAATTTGCTGAGATAATGTGCAATCTTGAGGGAAAAAAGTTGTTGGTTTCCACAGATCACGAAGGCGGTCAGCTTGAAATTTTGCCGTTCATCCCTCAATCTCCGGGTAATCTTCTCTTCGGACAAACAAATCCGGATTTTGTGTTCAAGTATTGTAATTTATCCGGAAAATTTATGAAAGAACTTGGAATAAATATGATCTTTGCGCCTGTATTGGATTTAAAGTTCCCGGAAACTAACCCTGTGATTGGTTACAGAAGCTATGGAAGCGATCCAAAAAAAGTTTCCGAGTTTGGATTATCTGCTATAAATGGTTATAAAGCAGCTGGTTTGCTTTCGTGTGCAAAACATTTTCCTGGCCATGGTAGAACTCGCCAGGATAGCCACCAGGAAATTGCTGTTGTCGATATTGATCGTGAAGAACTTGATAAGGACCTTTATCCGTTCAGGATAGCTGTTCAAAATGGTGTCGATTCTATAATGATGGCACATGTAATCTATTCAAAGATCGATGAAAAACCGGCCTCAATTTCAAGAAGATTCATAGACTCCATGCTCAGGAATGAGTTGCAGTATGATGGTTTGATCATAAGTGATGCTGTGGAAATGAAATCTCTTTCGCGGCATTACAGCCCTGAAGATATATTAGTGGATTTTTTTAGTTCAAGAGGAGATATGCTAATAATTTCTCGCCCCAGAACTTTGAGAATCTATGTTGAAATGCTTCATAAACTTATCAAAAATGGAAAACTTGAAAAAACATTTCTTGCCGAAAGTATGCAACGCATAGAAAAAATCTCTCCTGCTATTGAGGATAGTTATGGATTTATCCGCCATGCAATTGAAGAAGCGGTGGAATTTCATATTGAGCAATTGAGATCAGAACAAGCTGTATTGGTGCTTCCCGATTTGACATTTTACAGTGAGGCAGATGTATCTGAGAGCTATCTCGAATTTTTTAAGAAACAGGCAAAAAGGTTTTTAAAGGCAAAGATTATTCCTTTCAGTGGGATCAACAGTGTGTCTGGAAATGTTCTGATTATAGATCTTTTGATTGATGCTTCGGATAAAGAAATAGTTGCCCATAGAAAGTTGTCGGAAAATTTTGAAACAGTTCACATAATAACGAGAAATCCATTTCTGAAGACGTATTTCTGCGATAGAAATTATATCGTTACCTACTCCCTTTCTCCGATTGTTATGGGGTATGTTTTTAAAAAAATATCACGGTTTTTAAAAGGGGGTGTTTGA
- a CDS encoding GntR family transcriptional regulator: protein MTVIGRKSLKDEVVERVKEYILKGRYSPGQKIVIDSLAKDLGVSVTPVREALNYLAAEGLIDVEPHKGFSVKKWNRKEIEDLLLLRMYLERLAVRLFIERGYDENISILEQIVKEMSIAADSENLQRLLQLNTDFHNVIVMGSKNEELRKVISALRDKLYRVRVFSLSYPGRIKQSYQEHLQIYKAIKSKDIELSEKLMEEHIKCVRDVLIKRASEGLI, encoded by the coding sequence TTGACAGTTATAGGTAGAAAATCTTTGAAGGATGAAGTAGTAGAAAGAGTAAAAGAATACATACTGAAAGGGCGTTATTCACCGGGTCAAAAGATAGTAATCGATAGCCTTGCCAAGGACCTTGGCGTTAGCGTAACGCCAGTAAGAGAAGCATTAAATTATCTTGCGGCTGAAGGGCTTATTGATGTAGAACCTCATAAGGGTTTCTCAGTGAAAAAATGGAATAGAAAGGAAATCGAAGATCTGCTTTTATTGAGAATGTATCTGGAGAGATTAGCTGTGAGACTTTTTATAGAAAGAGGCTATGATGAAAACATATCAATTTTAGAGCAGATAGTGAAAGAAATGTCAATTGCAGCTGATTCCGAGAATTTGCAAAGATTGTTACAGCTCAATACAGATTTTCATAATGTTATAGTAATGGGATCTAAAAACGAGGAGCTCAGAAAGGTTATATCTGCTTTGCGAGATAAACTTTACAGAGTAAGGGTATTTTCGCTTTCCTATCCGGGGCGAATTAAACAGTCTTATCAAGAACATTTGCAAATATACAAAGCAATAAAGAGCAAAGATATAGAATTATCCGAGAAATTAATGGAGGAACATATAAAATGCGTAAGAGATGTTCTTATCAAGAGAGCCAGTGAAGGTTTGATTTAA
- a CDS encoding ROK family transcriptional regulator has protein sequence MLNHLHHQILSCLKKNGPMTAQGISEELSVNESTISRNLRYLLECGIVFVKDHLPAKSAGGRKPRLLCLNPEWLKLLGISVEQGEICWTISDFLGRALFFKRLITNIDRENFEQVVSKVLFENSFDVVTIAMPGLIKSSENFIVFSEALGIENYSLNGIYHGPFLLFNDANAAAACYLNFANNLVYLLLSIPYELSKPVGLGAGMVINGTIYEGSNGSAGELGEGVPVIRKTPFTVEDLEKNRNLLTEHENDLEAFIKHICDKVATAVNLIDPELFVLGGDFHLLGERVLSKVIDKIESQVTVKRVKKINWQLDMSGSKTVALGSVLAFLERFFYDYEFAKYVFESKGCVQNGKI, from the coding sequence ATGCTGAACCATCTGCACCATCAAATACTATCTTGTCTCAAAAAAAATGGACCTATGACAGCTCAGGGCATTAGCGAAGAATTATCTGTAAATGAATCAACTATTTCAAGAAATTTGAGATATCTTCTTGAGTGCGGAATAGTTTTTGTAAAAGATCATCTGCCTGCTAAAAGTGCTGGTGGGAGAAAACCCCGACTACTTTGCTTGAATCCTGAGTGGCTCAAGCTACTTGGTATATCTGTAGAACAAGGAGAGATATGCTGGACAATCAGCGATTTTCTGGGAAGAGCTCTTTTTTTTAAAAGATTAATTACTAATATTGATAGAGAAAATTTTGAACAAGTTGTTTCCAAGGTTTTATTTGAAAATTCGTTTGATGTTGTGACAATAGCTATGCCGGGATTAATAAAATCTTCTGAGAATTTCATCGTGTTTTCTGAAGCACTTGGCATAGAAAATTATTCCCTGAATGGTATTTATCATGGTCCATTTTTGCTCTTTAACGATGCAAATGCTGCCGCAGCGTGTTATTTGAATTTTGCAAACAACCTGGTGTATTTACTGCTTTCAATCCCCTATGAACTTTCAAAGCCTGTCGGACTTGGAGCGGGCATGGTTATAAACGGGACGATTTATGAGGGTAGTAATGGGTCTGCTGGCGAGCTTGGAGAAGGTGTCCCGGTAATAAGAAAAACGCCTTTTACAGTTGAAGATCTTGAAAAAAACAGAAATCTTTTAACAGAACACGAGAATGATCTCGAAGCTTTTATAAAGCATATCTGCGATAAGGTTGCAACTGCGGTTAATTTAATTGACCCGGAGTTGTTTGTCCTTGGAGGGGATTTTCATCTACTTGGGGAGCGCGTTCTTTCAAAAGTAATAGATAAGATAGAAAGCCAGGTTACTGTGAAGAGGGTGAAAAAAATCAACTGGCAACTGGATATGAGTGGTTCTAAGACAGTTGCGCTTGGTTCTGTTTTGGCATTCTTAGAAAGGTTTTTCTACGATTATGAATTTGCGAAATACGTTTTTGAAAGCAAAGGGTGCGTTCAAAATGGGAAGATATGA
- a CDS encoding sugar ABC transporter substrate-binding protein: MLRKFFIFVILVLVVISFGKTKLTFWQFMMDDALAKEVLSGFSKEFPDIEVEVVQLSWSTGFDKIVTAIAAGAAPDVVELGNTWIANFASEGVLSELHPEDLEKYRDFPGMNSTEYMGKYYGYPWLLGTRAMFYNVDLMMKAGLDPDRPPQTWSELLEAARKISELPDVYGIGLPAGEVYSPWQEWFLLAIWGNGGNVISKDLKKATLNSQQNRDTARFYQELSKYALKSKQKDLGDAFGEGRVGFLVSGAWSIGTLAQSYPNLNYGVCLIPKPDKPDGIHASFLGGEILAVPSQTKNVDAARKFINYLMRPEIAMIITKHYPGVYPADPKASSDPWFEDNPLHLVFFEQLKTAFPVPPTPAWPKIEDVLTNVVDDLIISYKDVDEVLNFYNTEIQRILDEVGM, encoded by the coding sequence ATGTTGAGAAAGTTTTTTATCTTTGTCATACTCGTCCTTGTAGTCATCAGCTTTGGAAAAACCAAACTTACATTCTGGCAATTTATGATGGATGATGCTCTGGCAAAAGAAGTCCTTTCCGGTTTTTCAAAGGAGTTTCCCGATATTGAAGTGGAAGTAGTTCAGCTTTCATGGTCGACTGGATTTGACAAGATAGTTACTGCAATCGCAGCCGGGGCTGCGCCGGATGTTGTGGAATTGGGAAATACATGGATAGCAAATTTTGCTTCAGAGGGGGTACTTTCGGAACTTCATCCGGAGGATCTTGAAAAATATAGGGATTTTCCGGGTATGAATAGTACTGAATACATGGGAAAATACTACGGCTATCCATGGTTGCTTGGAACACGCGCCATGTTCTACAATGTTGATCTTATGATGAAAGCAGGGCTTGATCCGGATCGGCCGCCGCAGACGTGGTCTGAATTGCTCGAGGCTGCCAGAAAAATTTCTGAATTGCCGGATGTTTACGGAATTGGTTTGCCTGCTGGAGAAGTATATAGCCCGTGGCAGGAATGGTTTTTGCTGGCTATATGGGGAAATGGTGGAAATGTTATTTCCAAGGATTTGAAAAAAGCTACTCTCAACTCTCAACAGAATAGAGATACGGCCAGATTTTATCAAGAACTTTCTAAGTACGCTTTGAAAAGCAAACAAAAAGATCTCGGTGATGCGTTTGGAGAAGGTCGGGTAGGTTTTTTAGTAAGTGGGGCCTGGTCAATAGGAACGCTTGCACAATCATATCCAAATTTAAATTATGGTGTATGTCTTATACCAAAACCTGATAAACCTGACGGAATTCATGCTTCATTTTTAGGAGGGGAAATACTCGCTGTGCCTTCTCAGACAAAAAATGTAGATGCTGCGAGAAAATTTATAAATTATCTTATGAGACCAGAGATAGCTATGATCATAACCAAACATTATCCAGGGGTCTATCCTGCTGATCCAAAGGCTTCTTCAGACCCATGGTTTGAGGACAATCCATTACACTTAGTCTTTTTTGAGCAATTGAAAACAGCTTTTCCTGTTCCGCCGACTCCTGCATGGCCAAAAATCGAGGATGTTCTGACGAATGTGGTAGATGATTTGATAATTTCCTACAAAGATGTCGATGAAGTTTTGAATTTCTACAACACGGAAATTCAGAGAATTCTCGATGAGGTGGGTATGTAG